The DNA sequence CTCATGTTCCGCACCTCAAGCACTGTGTCATGGCCAATACAAGATTTGCCACCACACCGACTTTCCCCCTCCAAAGCTTCCTCAGAAACTTCACTCAGTTTCCATGTGATAAAAAATCGGTTCATGAAGCAACATATTTGCCCGGGGGGAAGTGGTTCACTGGGTGATGTACTAATAGATTTGACTCCATGCTTTGACTTGTAGTCAGCTTTTACTTCACTCTTGGACTTGAAATGCTCGATCTCTTCCTTCTGCAATGAAAGAATATTTGTATGGGTTGCCTCACTAATCATACCAAGCCTCCTCGCTTCAGTTAAAACAGATTTAGATGTTACTTCTAAGAAAGGCACATCTGATGCATTTGGAACCAAGTGATCTGCATAGGATTTGCCATCAGCGATAATTTGCTCTATCTCATCTGGAGTAGAGTGTTCTTGTACTGCTTGAAAGTGTTGATGGGATAACCCTATATTTGAAGGCAGAGGAGAATCAACAGAACAGCACACCAGGGCTTTTGTGCCTCTAGACCCAGGAGCTGGAGAAAGGAAGCAGCCAGCTGCAGTAACAGATGTCTGCACAATAGGTAAAACAGCATGAAATGTCAATGAAACTAAAAGTAATACCAGATACAGCTTCGACACTATGATGCATATCAAGTTGGTTAGTGTCAGTTGATGAAAGCAAGCGTACCTTGCATGGGAAACTACGCAGGTAACCAACAAGCAATTTTGAAGTATTACCTCTAAGTGGTCTGTGCCTTTGTGAGATGAACTGCAAAGTAGCATCAGTTACAGCATGAACATAATTCGTAAAATAATTTGTTCTAAGAAAAGTAACTATGGTATTAAACAAGTAAACAACTGTATGCTAATAACTTTCTTACCTGCAAAACTAAGGAAATGAACTTTGACAGGCATATGTCCTCCACTTTTGATTGATTAAGAATCTCTAAATCAATAACCGCATATCCTAGCTGCAGGTAGCAATATTAAATGAATTTTTCAAAATTCTTCAGACATGTTTACACTATAACCAAATGCCTAGTTGGCTAAAAGTTGTTATCAGGTATCAGAAGGAATGGTCAAAAGGTATTAAAATCAAATGATGCTTACATGAGAAACGGTCACTGCTTTAGACATCAAAGCACGGCAAACATGATCAATATATACGCGTGTTTTCCGACAAGCAGTTATTACTGCTTGTAGCTCATTTTTGAATGCACCTGGGAGGAATAGAATAAGAGTTAGTAGTCTGAAAATGCCAAGCCTGTGTTTGCAAACAAGAAGAACGACAGTCCATTGGGGGTAATATGAAGCTAACAAAACATGCAAGAGAAGATTTATGACTTTGTTCCTCAGAACTCACATGATGCGTCCCTTAAGGACATTCGAATTCTATTACGAGCATATAACAGGCTTTGATTTGTTGGGTCTTCCACCCATTCCTGATCACTCCCTTGGCATATCTTCagaaattataaacaaaatcTCATAACGGTACCAATCTCATAATAATTTCATAATCTTATAACAGATACTAACTAAGCTCTATCAAACTAACCTTGTACATATCTTCTTTTGAAAAATCCAGGAGTGGTCTCACAAGAAGAATACCATAGTTTCTAGAAACTTCAGTATGAGAATGGGTGTGCGAGGAGAAAATTTGAGATGTGAAAGGCATACCAGCAAGTCCAAGAATACCGCTATTGCGAGATAGTCTGATAACAAATAACTCAGCCTGCATTGTTTCTAGCAATCACTATATGTCTAGCATCTGTAACACACTGGAAAATTGAAATCAATACAGAAGAGGAAGCAATACCTATATCATTGCAATATAACCTAATAATGTCTTTCATTCTAAGATTACAACTAACAAACACATTAACACGTACACAGCTacagaaagaaagttaaactAAGTGGTTGTTGGAGAAACCTGGTCATCAGCATGATGTGCCGTAAGTAACACACCAATCTGGTTCTTGATACAAACGTTCTGAAATATCTGGTACCTGTATTCAAATCCAACATTAAGAAATTAAGAAAGCTGCTAATTAAATGCTCTATTCACAGTCTAATTAAGTGTAATGCATCCATCCATTCCCAGTAACACACCTCATTTCGCGAGCTGCTTCTTGCACATGACCTTGTTTCGGCTTACCATCCTCCCAATCACAACAGGCAACATCACTTCTGATTCCTACACAAACCTCACATTAGCTTTCCACCTTCTACTAAATCCACCATCTTAAACTTAAACCAGAACAATGTATcagcacaaacaaacaaaagtacCCATTTTCGCGACACGATTGGAAACAATGCTGGCCTCTTCCGTGCTCTCTTCTCGCAGCCCATGATCCACAATTATAGCCAAAACCCCATCAATGAATCCCTCATCACATTTACCATCATACCCCTGTCCTTTCCAGTACGCAGTTAAAGCACACAAGGCCATACTATCCGGACCTCCAGAAACTCCAATAGCTAAtacacaaaatcacaaaaaaaagAACCAATCTTTCATTGCCTCCGATTTCACGacccaaaataaaaatccacCCTTTAAGTTTTTCACTATGAAATCAAATTTTGCAGAGCATAATTGAGCAAAAGGTTTGAACTTTAAAGTGAAAGATGAGAGTTACAGACCGATTCGGTGGTGGGGCTTGAGGCCGGCCATGTCCATTCGTCTAGAGAAAGCTTCTTTGTACTTGGCCAAGTCCACTGCTGCTGCGACTTGGGTGGTTTGGGAGCACTTGCAGGAAAATTGGCGGGAAATGAAGGGGAGCTTCCATAGTGGGAAGGGTATTTTGGGAATGGAAAAGAGTAAGGTTTGGGTTGTGGTTTGGGACGATAGGATAACCCCTCCCGCCATTGGAAACAAAGCTGAAGTAGACTACTGCGTTAGGAGATGAAGCATATAGAGCCACTGAAACGGTGCGTTTGACTttaaaactaaataaataaataaaatctgaGAAGAGGGTCTTAATTAGGCTTAATGGGCCATTCTGGGCCGTTGCAATATTGAAAAAGTCGCCGAAACAAGACAAAGTATAAAGAGTAGGAAGTGTTCTGAAGACTTTAAATTGAAGATTGCTAGATTTCACCGGAAAGACTCTCACTTTCTGTTTTCTCCGATTGGAGTTTTCCCGCCAAATCAATGAAGCCCCGGCGCCAATCTTCGTAGCCGCCGTCGTCGCCGTCCCACTATGACCACTCCTCTGACCGCCACGTCATCActatccttcttcttcttcatcatcgtcTCCATCGCCGTAGCcgtctccatctctctcttccattaCAAACCCCACCGGAACCCCGCAGCCGTAGATCCTCCTCCACCGCAAAACTACGTCGTTCGATTCGTCGAGTACAAGAGGTGGGAGGATCACCGGGAGTATCTGAAATCGAGTGTGCCGGCGGAGGGATGGGACTGGATCGAGAGGAACAATCCGGCCATGGATTACCCGACGGATTTCGGGCTGGTGCGGATTGACGATGGAGCCAGGGAATTGGTGATTGGGGAGATTGGGAAATTGGGGATGGTGAAGGATGTGAATGCTGACGTCAGGTATGGGAGGGGTTTGCttagtgaggaggagaaagttGGGGCCTTTGTGGATGGGGAGAAGCGGCCGGGGAAGATGTTCACGGCGATGTCGTTTAGCGAAGACGACGGAGCAGTGAGTAATGGCTCTGTTAGCTGGAAAAGGGAGCTCTTGGCTGAGGTGAGTGTCGTTTTGATGCTTCTGTATTTAGAAAGAACTTGAAGttgacaacttttttttttgttttcgggTTATGGTTGTTTATCATATCAAGTAGAAAATGGCTGATGTTGGTTGTGATTTTAGTGAAGAAGTTTTAGTTTGATTGTGATTATAGTTGGTATTGTGGTGGAAGCTCATGATGCATGTGATTTCGAACTTGATAATGGGGGAACATATTCAAGTGTTACGTTCACTTTGTTGCTGTCAGTGAAGTTGGAGATGTTAATGCGGAGAAGTCTGTTTTTGTGTGTCTCGAAAACAGGCTGTTTGGGAATTCGGTTTTGAGAGCTTTTTCTGCGTTGGTTCTTTTGTACAGGTCCTTAGTATTTATGCCTAGTTCACTTTTTCTTAGAACCGTTCTACTTTTTGCAGAGATCTCAAATAACTTCATTATTTGGAGCGGATTTTCTTTGGACAAAAGGGTATACCGGTACGAAAGTGAAAATGGCCATATTTGATACTGGTATTCGAGCTAATCACCCGCACTTTCGAAATATTAAGGTATTGTTTTCTGGAAAAAGATGTCCCAGTCTCTTGTCACTGTGGGTTTTGTAGTCGGAGTTAATCACCCTTATTTCCCTGGGAATTACAGTTATGTTACTTTTAATACAAGTTTTCAGTTGATTTGCTGGTTTTGACTTTTAAACGATTATGCAGGAGCGGACAAACTGGACAAATGAGGACACATTAAATGACAATCTTGGACATGGGACATTTGTTGCTGGTGTTGTTGCTGGTGTAGATGCAGAGTGTCTTGGATTTGCTCCTGATACAGAGATATATGCGTTTCGTGTGTTTACAGATGCACAGGTAATGACTTCGCACATTGGGAGACTTTTTTAGCATGACACTCTGACTAGAATGCATAACCCACCAAGTTGTAAACTGTGAAGTTGCATATACATTTGTCTTTCTATCCCTATGAAGTTGCCAATTGCCGTCAAGCTCTAATTTGAATAATACTGTTCATTTAGTTGATGAAATGTAGCAAGATTATGAGAAGTTTGTATTCAGCTTATTGCAGGTATCATACACATCATGGTTCCTTGATGCATTCAACTATGCCATTGCGACCAATATGGATGTACTGAACTTGAGCATAGGTGGACCTGATTACTTGGACCTCCCATTTGTGGAGAAGGTAggcctttttttattattaatattccAAATTGCATAAAGAACTTTTTAGTGTGGTTGCTTGGAGCCTTGGACCTTCGTCAACCAATACAGTCTCTACTCAAGCACTTGTGAGCGTATGATGTGAAACTTATTTGCTTAACTCATGTTGCTTATTTTTGCACCAGGTCTGGGAAATAAcagcaaacaacataattatGGTTTCAGCAATTGGAAATGATGGACCACTTTATGGGACTCTAAATAATCCAGCAGACCAAAGTGATGTCATTGGTGTTGGTGGCATCGACTACAGTGATCACATTGCTTCTTTTTCCTCACGAGGCATGAGTACTTGGGAGATGCCGCACGGGTAGTTTTTTTTATGGCTTCTTCATACTTCTTATggttgttttatttgtttttcctttcctttttattttccttttgtgtTCCTTCGAAACTAATGCTGATATATACTTTCTGGTGTTTTGTGTCTTCGTATATACAAAGTCTTGCAGTTGAAATTCTTTTAATTATTGttgtttcctttcttttccccCCTGATCTTATATTCTTAACATACTCAGTCAATTGTTATGTTTTAGCCTATGAGCAGTTTTGCTATTCTAGTAAGTGTGCAAAATGTTAACTGTGTAACTTTTCTTTACACAGTTACGGTCGTGTTAAGCCAGATGTCGTTGCATATGGACGGGAAATTATGGGATCCAAGATCAGTACAGGCTGTAAAAGCTTATCTGGCACTAGTGTGGCAAGTCCTGTGGTTGCTGGTATGGTTTGTCTGCTTGTGAGTGTTATCCCTGAAAGCAGTCGGAAGGATACTTTAAATCCAGCAAGCATGAAACAAGCATTGGTTGAGGGTGCTGCAAAACTCGGTGGTCCAAATATGTATGAGCAGGGTGCAGGGAGGGTTGATCTGTAAGTTCCCTGATTTATGTCTCCTATGATCTTTTTGTGCAGATTTTATTTACTGGTTTGTTATACTTATTATCAGCATTTGCAGGTTTTAGTCCTAATTTATAACATTTTGGTCAGGTTAGAATCATATGAAATCCTGAAGAATTACCAACCTCGTGCCAGCATCTTCCCTAGTATTCTTGATTATACAGACTGCCCATACTCTTGGCCCTTCTGTCGTCAGCCACTTTATGCTGGTGCCATGCCTGTTATCTTCAATGCTACCATTCTAAATGGAATGGGTGTAATTGGCTATGTTGAAAGTCCACCAACTTGGCATCCTTCAGATGAAGTAGGGAATCTTCTAAGTATTCACTTTACATATTCTAATGTTATCTGGCCTTGGACTGGTTATTTAGCGCTTCACATGCAAATTAAGGACGAAGGTGCACAATTTTCAGGAGAGATTAATGGCAATGTTACTCTTAGGGTATACAGTCCTCCATCTCCGGGAGAAAAGAATCTTCGGATTAGCACTTGTGTGCTTCAGTTAAGATTGAAGATTGTTCCAACTCCACCAAGATCAAAACGAGTTTTGTGGGACCAGTTTCACAGTATTAAATACCCTCCAGGTTACATCCCTAGAGACTCTTTGGATGTTCGCAATGACATTCTTGACTGGCATGGAGATCACCTGCATACAAATTTTCACATTATGTTCAACATGTTACGAGATGCTGGGTATTATGTAGAAACACTTGGTTCGCCTCTTACTTGCTTTGATGCTCTTCGATATGGGACACTTCTTCTGGTAGATCTTGAAGAAGAGTACTTTCAGGAGGAGATTGAGAAGCTGCGAGATGATGTTCTTAATTCTGGACTGGGATTGGTTGTGTTTTCTGAGTGGTATAATGTAGACACGATGGTGAAGATGAGATTCTTTGATGATAACACACGTAGCTGGTGGACTCCAGTCACTGGAGGTGCAAATGTTCCAGCGTTGAACGACCTGCTGGCTCCGTTTGGGATTGCATTTGGAGATAAGATTCTGAATGGTGATTTTTCTATCAATGGTGAGCAAAGTCGGTATGCATCTGGAACGGATATTGTGAGGTTTCCGAAAGGGGGTTATGTACACAAGTTCCCTTTCCTGGATAGCTCTGAAAGTGGGGCCACTCAGAATGTACTTCGGGATCCTGAGGTGACAATGGTGAGCAAATAAGCTACTTATTcacttttttgttaattttattattgttgATCATGAGCCATAGAAGGGTGTTGGCCAGTTATCTATAATAACTATGTTATTATAACTTGCAACTGAAGTATTCACATTAGTAATTTTTGCAAGTCATTAAACAAAAGTTGATTTTCAGTTACACTTATTCATATTTGGTTTTGACGAAGGTGTCAATTGGTAAATGCAGGCAGATTCTCCCATTCTTGGTCTTGTACAGGTGGGTGAAGGTCGTGTTGTAGTGTATGGAGATTCTAACTGTTTGGACAGCAGTCATATGGTAACTAATTGTTATTGGCTCTTGAGAAAAATGTTAGATTTCACCGGTGGAAACATCAGAGATCCTGTGCTTTTTTCAAGCTCGGTCAAACAAAGTTCACCTTTATATATGGAAGATAACCAATTACCTTCTCGTAGAACAGATGTGAATTTTTCTACATATTCCGCTGTAGTGGGGAAGGAATTGATCTGTGGGAGTGACTCTGTATTTGAAATATGGGGGACTAAAGGTTACAGTTTACAGGTCAGGGGAACAAACAGAAGATTACCAGGCTCTTCTGTGTCTAATCCAGGTAGGGGTTTGAATTCTACTGTCGAGGCTTCCCATTTGGAGCATTCCAAGTTGACACTGGGAAATAGAAGTGATCCTTCGGGATATAGGGATGAGGTAAGCAAACAAAATAGCtggctagaatggttattgtaGTTTTATACTCAGATTGAGAATCATATATTTTGTCTAACGTGGAACATACTGAGGATTTTCTGTGATTCTCTTGCAGCTTGATATGCCTGTGTTAGTTGCTAGTCACTGGCTTGTTCCTGCAATAATTGCCGTAACTGGTGAGTGATCGTTGACTTTCCAGTTTCTGAAAAGaagcatatacatatatttagatttcattttATATTAAGTTATGTTGCTGCTATGTATAGGTTTGGTGGTATTTTTGAGCTTCTGGAGAATTAGACAGAAGCGACGACGACGAAGAAAAGGATCTAGCTCTGGTCGATATTCTAATTTATAGTTCTGGAGGATTTTTCCAATAGCCCTTTTTCTTCTGTAGGCCTCATATTTGTAATAGCATTGCTCTTCTCATACAATTACACTGCCACAAATTTTCTTGTAACATCAATTCAC is a window from the Rosa chinensis cultivar Old Blush chromosome 2, RchiOBHm-V2, whole genome shotgun sequence genome containing:
- the LOC112187428 gene encoding subtilisin-like protease SBT6.1; its protein translation is MTTPLTATSSLSFFFFIIVSIAVAVSISLFHYKPHRNPAAVDPPPPQNYVVRFVEYKRWEDHREYLKSSVPAEGWDWIERNNPAMDYPTDFGLVRIDDGARELVIGEIGKLGMVKDVNADVRYGRGLLSEEEKVGAFVDGEKRPGKMFTAMSFSEDDGAVSNGSVSWKRELLAERSQITSLFGADFLWTKGYTGTKVKMAIFDTGIRANHPHFRNIKERTNWTNEDTLNDNLGHGTFVAGVVAGVDAECLGFAPDTEIYAFRVFTDAQVSYTSWFLDAFNYAIATNMDVLNLSIGGPDYLDLPFVEKVWEITANNIIMVSAIGNDGPLYGTLNNPADQSDVIGVGGIDYSDHIASFSSRGMSTWEMPHGYGRVKPDVVAYGREIMGSKISTGCKSLSGTSVASPVVAGMVCLLVSVIPESSRKDTLNPASMKQALVEGAAKLGGPNMYEQGAGRVDLLESYEILKNYQPRASIFPSILDYTDCPYSWPFCRQPLYAGAMPVIFNATILNGMGVIGYVESPPTWHPSDEVGNLLSIHFTYSNVIWPWTGYLALHMQIKDEGAQFSGEINGNVTLRVYSPPSPGEKNLRISTCVLQLRLKIVPTPPRSKRVLWDQFHSIKYPPGYIPRDSLDVRNDILDWHGDHLHTNFHIMFNMLRDAGYYVETLGSPLTCFDALRYGTLLLVDLEEEYFQEEIEKLRDDVLNSGLGLVVFSEWYNVDTMVKMRFFDDNTRSWWTPVTGGANVPALNDLLAPFGIAFGDKILNGDFSINGEQSRYASGTDIVRFPKGGYVHKFPFLDSSESGATQNVLRDPEVTMADSPILGLVQVGEGRVVVYGDSNCLDSSHMVTNCYWLLRKMLDFTGGNIRDPVLFSSSVKQSSPLYMEDNQLPSRRTDVNFSTYSAVVGKELICGSDSVFEIWGTKGYSLQVRGTNRRLPGSSVSNPGRGLNSTVEASHLEHSKLTLGNRSDPSGYRDELDMPVLVASHWLVPAIIAVTGLVVFLSFWRIRQKRRRRRKGSSSGRYSNL
- the LOC112187429 gene encoding uncharacterized protein LOC112187429 isoform X1 — encoded protein: MAGGVILSSQTTTQTLLFSIPKIPFPLWKLPFISRQFSCKCSQTTQVAAAVDLAKYKEAFSRRMDMAGLKPHHRIAIGVSGGPDSMALCALTAYWKGQGYDGKCDEGFIDGVLAIIVDHGLREESTEEASIVSNRVAKMGIRSDVACCDWEDGKPKQGHVQEAAREMRYQIFQNVCIKNQIGVLLTAHHADDQAELFVIRLSRNSGILGLAGMPFTSQIFSSHTHSHTEVSRNYGILLVRPLLDFSKEDMYKICQGSDQEWVEDPTNQSLLYARNRIRMSLRDASCAFKNELQAVITACRKTRVYIDHVCRALMSKAVTVSHLGYAVIDLEILNQSKVEDICLSKFISLVLQFISQRHRPLRGNTSKLLVGYLRSFPCKTSVTAAGCFLSPAPGSRGTKALVCCSVDSPLPSNIGLSHQHFQAVQEHSTPDEIEQIIADGKSYADHLVPNASDVPFLEVTSKSVLTEARRLGMISEATHTNILSLQKEEIEHFKSKSEVKADYKSKHGVKSISTSPSEPLPPGQICCFMNRFFITWKLSEVSEEALEGESRCGGKSCIGHDTVLEVRNMSEQDWLYLSDLSKSHTSGNLQEQSNSLDRKVEQRKEETDTSLDYARISAQRALQSLKSIPAAARRGLPVLVNNQGLLLSIPSIDFQGCSCLMVSATFKPKVPLGGDHSSFI
- the LOC112187429 gene encoding uncharacterized protein LOC112187429 isoform X2; protein product: MQAELFVIRLSRNSGILGLAGMPFTSQIFSSHTHSHTEVSRNYGILLVRPLLDFSKEDMYKICQGSDQEWVEDPTNQSLLYARNRIRMSLRDASCAFKNELQAVITACRKTRVYIDHVCRALMSKAVTVSHLGYAVIDLEILNQSKVEDICLSKFISLVLQFISQRHRPLRGNTSKLLVGYLRSFPCKTSVTAAGCFLSPAPGSRGTKALVCCSVDSPLPSNIGLSHQHFQAVQEHSTPDEIEQIIADGKSYADHLVPNASDVPFLEVTSKSVLTEARRLGMISEATHTNILSLQKEEIEHFKSKSEVKADYKSKHGVKSISTSPSEPLPPGQICCFMNRFFITWKLSEVSEEALEGESRCGGKSCIGHDTVLEVRNMSEQDWLYLSDLSKSHTSGNLQEQSNSLDRKVEQRKEETDTSLDYARISAQRALQSLKSIPAAARRGLPVLVNNQGLLLSIPSIDFQGCSCLMVSATFKPKVPLGGDHSSFI